The following are encoded together in the Carboxydothermus pertinax genome:
- a CDS encoding amylo-alpha-1,6-glucosidase: MDINRQLDEDRFRIAPKEFQPRVEVLKEGEMFLTALPDGSIWEGDLSGLGLFYRDTRFLNRLLLYLEEFEPLLLSSLIRESHFAQIELTNREFHLPNGVLLPLQSIHFRITRVLKNGLYQRLRIINFNSFPVTINLTFSAGADYVDIFEVRGTTRKNRGRLLPVCQKNNGFTFGYEGLDHFFRSTDLTFYPDPDRVWVEGDKGFVRFTLTLEPHKKYFLYLQIIPGIDQKIIYEEDTYAAKKEMSIGFSKAAINLNKDYLNWQRQCTKIETNNEIINQMINQAVTDLRALISEYPESGKIIEAGIPWYAAPFGRDSLITSWQTLILNPEIAKNTLRFLAHYQGKVLDSWREEQPGKILHEIRRGEMALNHEVPHTPYYGTVDATPWFIILLGEVFRWTHDEKLLQDLAEPLKKALYWCEKYGDMDGDGFIEYLRESESGLLNQGWKDSWDGVIDRDGSLPEGPIALVEVQAYYYLALLRGSELLQFLGEIEEALKLRRQALKLQTKFIKAFWIEDENFLGFALDGKKRLIKTTVSNPGHTLFTGILPTKLAQKVAERLFRQDMYSGWGIRTMSAKEKPYNPMSYHNGSVWPHDNSIIARGLKEIGQEVLLEKLVTDLVDAARFFNYYRWPELFCGFTRRANGGPVRYPIACDPQAWAVGSIFILLQSILGIFCDGGDIRIVRPTLPGWLSEVYLENLKVGNGVVDLEFSRSRGKTYCNVVKREGEVKVLIEP, encoded by the coding sequence ATGGATATTAATCGGCAGTTAGACGAGGACCGTTTTAGGATAGCTCCCAAGGAGTTTCAACCCCGGGTAGAAGTGTTAAAGGAAGGAGAGATGTTTTTAACTGCCTTACCTGATGGTTCAATTTGGGAAGGCGATTTAAGTGGGCTTGGGTTATTTTATCGTGATACACGGTTTTTAAATCGCCTCCTTCTATATCTTGAAGAGTTTGAACCACTCTTACTATCCTCATTGATTCGCGAGAGTCATTTTGCCCAAATTGAGCTTACCAACCGGGAGTTTCACTTACCCAATGGGGTTTTACTGCCACTTCAATCCATCCACTTCCGGATTACTCGGGTCTTAAAAAACGGCCTCTACCAGCGGCTTAGAATTATTAATTTTAATTCCTTTCCGGTTACAATTAACCTTACTTTTTCGGCCGGAGCCGATTATGTGGATATCTTTGAGGTCCGGGGTACTACCAGAAAAAACCGGGGGCGGCTATTGCCAGTATGTCAAAAAAATAATGGTTTTACTTTTGGTTATGAGGGGTTAGACCATTTTTTCCGATCTACGGATTTAACCTTTTATCCTGATCCGGATCGGGTGTGGGTTGAAGGAGATAAAGGTTTTGTTCGCTTTACCTTAACTTTAGAACCTCACAAAAAATACTTCCTTTATCTTCAGATTATACCCGGTATTGACCAAAAAATTATTTATGAAGAAGATACATATGCTGCCAAAAAGGAAATGAGTATTGGTTTTTCCAAAGCTGCGATAAACTTAAATAAAGATTACCTTAACTGGCAGCGGCAGTGTACCAAGATTGAAACTAATAATGAAATTATTAATCAAATGATCAATCAAGCGGTAACCGATTTAAGAGCGCTAATTTCCGAATATCCGGAAAGTGGCAAAATTATTGAAGCGGGTATCCCCTGGTACGCTGCTCCTTTTGGCCGGGATTCCCTTATTACCTCCTGGCAGACTCTTATCTTAAATCCCGAAATTGCTAAAAATACTCTTAGGTTCTTAGCCCATTATCAGGGAAAAGTGCTTGATTCATGGCGAGAAGAACAACCGGGAAAAATTTTACATGAAATTCGCCGGGGGGAGATGGCTCTAAATCACGAGGTGCCTCATACTCCTTATTATGGAACGGTTGATGCAACCCCCTGGTTTATTATCCTCTTAGGTGAAGTTTTTCGCTGGACCCATGATGAAAAACTATTACAGGATTTAGCAGAACCTTTAAAAAAAGCCCTTTACTGGTGTGAAAAATACGGAGATATGGATGGCGATGGCTTTATTGAATATCTCCGGGAATCGGAAAGTGGCCTTTTAAATCAGGGCTGGAAAGATTCCTGGGATGGAGTTATTGACCGTGATGGTTCGTTGCCGGAAGGGCCAATAGCTTTAGTGGAAGTGCAAGCGTATTATTATCTTGCCCTTTTAAGGGGAAGCGAATTATTACAATTTTTGGGAGAAATTGAAGAAGCGTTAAAACTTCGCCGTCAAGCCTTAAAGCTGCAAACAAAGTTTATAAAAGCTTTTTGGATTGAAGATGAAAACTTTTTGGGCTTTGCCTTGGATGGCAAGAAGAGACTTATTAAAACAACCGTTTCCAATCCCGGCCATACCCTATTTACCGGAATTTTGCCGACAAAACTTGCCCAGAAAGTAGCGGAAAGATTGTTCCGTCAGGATATGTACTCGGGCTGGGGTATTCGAACGATGAGTGCCAAAGAAAAACCTTACAATCCTATGAGTTACCATAATGGTTCCGTTTGGCCTCATGATAATTCAATTATTGCCCGGGGATTAAAAGAAATTGGGCAAGAAGTTCTATTGGAAAAACTAGTAACCGATTTAGTGGATGCGGCCAGGTTTTTCAATTATTATCGTTGGCCGGAGTTGTTTTGCGGTTTTACCCGGCGGGCCAATGGTGGGCCTGTAAGGTATCCAATAGCCTGTGATCCTCAAGCCTGGGCGGTAGGAAGTATTTTTATTCTCTTGCAAAGTATTTTAGGGATTTTTTGTGATGGAGGCGATATTCGCATAGTACGGCCAACTTTACCGGGTTGGCTAAGTGAGGTTTACTTAGAAAACCTTAAGGTTGGAAATGGGGTTGTAGATTTAGAATTTAGTCGTAGCCGTGGTAAAACCTACTGTAACGTTGTTAAAAGGGAGGGAGAGGTAAAGGTACTAATTGAACCCTAG
- a CDS encoding alpha,alpha-trehalose-phosphate synthase (UDP-forming) codes for MKSNLLVVSNRGPFTIEGEMGNLKYRPAVSGLVSAVLPAVKKVGGIWLAWAGRLTEKTLEVQTVIKDDFNFVEVLLSREELKGYYEGYSNGVLWPLCHLMPEKVVLSEENYRIYKKVNQKFAQRAGTLLKPGTLLWIHDYHLALMPYFVRQKYSWQRIAFFWHIPFPPVEIFTIQPWAQEILRGLLGADLIGFHTEDYRENFLRSVERVLKIPVNYEWGTVYYNGREIRVKAVPIGIEPKNFQKDVPKIEEIEQDLRGQIIFLGVERLDYTKGLKEKILGFARFLEKNPEYLGKVILLQVAVPTRENIAAYRNYAKEVLEEVQKVNERFGHSSWQPIKILTRNYSQDELIYLYRRADTLIITSLEDGLNLVAKEFIASRQEPGVVILSNRTGVARQFGVALKVNPYSPEEIAGQIKTSLEMSLEEKEKMFAKLKEQVLLKNNEWWLDNFLGKELMLSVAPGKYYRKRGEKKIGAVD; via the coding sequence ATGAAGTCGAACCTTTTGGTAGTATCCAATCGCGGGCCTTTTACCATTGAAGGGGAGATGGGTAATTTAAAATATCGCCCGGCAGTCAGTGGGCTTGTTTCAGCTGTGCTGCCGGCAGTAAAAAAAGTTGGGGGAATCTGGCTTGCCTGGGCAGGAAGGCTTACGGAAAAGACTTTGGAAGTTCAGACGGTAATTAAAGATGATTTTAATTTTGTAGAAGTACTTTTATCAAGGGAAGAGTTAAAAGGCTACTATGAAGGTTACTCCAATGGTGTTCTCTGGCCTCTTTGCCACTTGATGCCTGAGAAAGTTGTACTTTCGGAGGAAAATTACCGCATATATAAAAAGGTGAATCAAAAGTTTGCCCAAAGGGCAGGAACACTACTAAAACCTGGAACATTGTTATGGATTCATGATTATCATTTAGCTCTGATGCCCTATTTTGTTCGCCAAAAATATTCCTGGCAAAGGATAGCCTTTTTCTGGCATATACCTTTTCCACCGGTAGAAATTTTTACTATTCAACCATGGGCTCAAGAGATTTTACGCGGCCTTTTAGGAGCAGATTTAATTGGCTTTCATACTGAAGACTATCGGGAAAACTTTTTACGAAGTGTGGAGCGGGTATTAAAGATTCCAGTGAATTATGAGTGGGGTACCGTTTATTATAATGGCCGGGAAATTAGAGTAAAAGCAGTTCCCATAGGGATTGAGCCTAAGAATTTTCAAAAAGACGTTCCAAAAATTGAAGAAATTGAGCAAGACCTCCGAGGGCAAATAATATTCCTGGGAGTGGAGCGGTTAGATTATACCAAAGGGTTAAAGGAAAAAATTTTGGGTTTTGCAAGATTTTTAGAGAAAAATCCTGAGTATTTGGGCAAAGTTATACTATTACAAGTAGCAGTGCCTACGCGGGAAAATATTGCCGCTTATAGAAATTATGCAAAAGAGGTTTTGGAAGAAGTACAAAAGGTAAATGAGCGATTTGGACATAGCAGTTGGCAGCCAATAAAAATTTTAACTCGAAATTATAGCCAAGATGAGCTCATTTATTTATATCGAAGAGCGGATACTCTTATTATTACTTCCCTGGAGGACGGTTTAAATCTTGTGGCCAAAGAATTTATCGCTTCCCGTCAAGAACCGGGAGTAGTTATCTTAAGTAATCGTACCGGGGTAGCTCGGCAGTTTGGAGTTGCTCTTAAGGTAAATCCTTATTCTCCGGAAGAAATAGCTGGGCAAATTAAGACCTCCTTGGAGATGTCCTTGGAAGAAAAGGAAAAAATGTTTGCTAAATTAAAAGAGCAGGTTTTATTAAAAAACAACGAATGGTGGTTGGATAACTTTTTAGGAAAAGAGCTAATGCTTTCGGTGGCACCGGGCAAATATTATCGCAAACGGGGTGAAAAGAAGATTGGAGCAGTTGACTAA
- the otsB gene encoding trehalose-phosphatase: MEQLTKLSGQKIFIITDFDGTIAAYRKDPRKVNLAKDMVEILYKITRQPDFKLAVVSGRGLKDLENMVAIKGIILAGCFGGLYRDERGKLSTWERAYEYFGPAEELYSFFSRNISLPEVLIEKKEIALTLHYKDLGLKKRREIFNIIEEAQEKNPAFDFHIGDKGTEIIPRGLGKGWFIKEMLSKYPGYFPVFLGNDWVDLEGIEVLKGRGLAFYVGDSPPPGSHGLLGLKEVKKLFKKLLALSQGVLSAS; the protein is encoded by the coding sequence TTGGAGCAGTTGACTAAGCTTTCTGGGCAAAAAATTTTTATTATAACTGATTTTGACGGAACTATAGCTGCGTATCGGAAAGATCCGCGAAAGGTAAATTTGGCAAAAGATATGGTAGAAATATTGTATAAAATTACCCGCCAGCCGGATTTTAAACTAGCGGTAGTTTCAGGGCGAGGATTAAAAGATTTAGAAAATATGGTAGCAATAAAAGGTATTATCCTGGCTGGATGCTTTGGGGGATTATACCGGGATGAACGGGGTAAACTTTCCACCTGGGAGCGAGCTTATGAATATTTTGGGCCTGCGGAAGAGCTTTATAGTTTTTTTAGTCGTAATATTTCTTTACCAGAAGTATTAATTGAGAAAAAAGAAATTGCTCTAACTTTACACTATAAAGATTTGGGACTAAAAAAACGAAGAGAGATTTTTAACATTATTGAAGAAGCTCAGGAAAAAAATCCTGCTTTTGATTTTCATATTGGCGATAAGGGTACTGAAATAATTCCCCGGGGACTGGGTAAGGGATGGTTTATTAAAGAGATGTTAAGCAAATATCCCGGTTATTTTCCAGTATTTTTAGGGAATGATTGGGTTGATCTTGAAGGGATAGAAGTTTTAAAGGGGCGGGGGTTAGCTTTTTATGTGGGTGATTCCCCACCCCCGGGAAGTCACGGGCTTTTGGGGTTAAAAGAGGTAAAAAAGCTTTTTAAGAAGCTTTTGGCATTAAGCCAAGGCGTTTTAAGTGCATCTTAA
- a CDS encoding MBL fold metallo-hydrolase, whose product MQQFGPLKVIPGEKKSHFPYCTSLLLESNGKQAIIDPGAGNFLKNFSIQEIYLTHYHYDHVWGINLFQNSTPVFINKEDLPALQSLVEFAKRLGVEKHFGQDYVNWWALEIKRGGFKSPSLSPYNRPDIVAIIQKPKEAYSSAEKIKIRGVTTIFLKAPGHSTGYVFPYFPDLGVIYTGDYDLTSFGPFYMTPDGNIDLFIKSSQILREVDAKYFITGHEEGVVERKYFLAKLETFLEIISIREEKIKTLFQKGYSLEGIADHSIFYPLKYQKIDPWVRMWEITGIKMHLKRLGLMPKAS is encoded by the coding sequence ATGCAGCAATTTGGGCCACTTAAAGTTATTCCTGGGGAAAAGAAAAGCCATTTTCCTTACTGTACCAGCTTGCTTCTTGAAAGTAACGGTAAGCAAGCAATAATCGACCCCGGTGCAGGTAATTTTCTCAAAAATTTTTCTATTCAGGAAATTTATTTAACTCATTATCATTACGACCATGTCTGGGGCATAAATTTATTTCAAAATTCCACCCCGGTTTTTATCAATAAAGAAGACCTACCAGCTCTGCAAAGTTTAGTTGAATTTGCCAAGCGGCTTGGGGTCGAAAAGCATTTTGGGCAAGATTATGTTAACTGGTGGGCTTTAGAAATAAAAAGGGGAGGTTTTAAAAGCCCATCCCTTTCGCCCTATAATCGTCCTGATATTGTTGCCATTATTCAAAAGCCAAAAGAAGCTTATTCTTCCGCGGAAAAAATAAAAATTAGAGGAGTTACCACTATATTTCTTAAAGCCCCAGGCCACTCAACGGGATACGTTTTTCCTTATTTTCCAGATTTAGGGGTAATTTATACCGGAGATTATGACTTAACCTCCTTTGGCCCTTTTTACATGACTCCCGATGGAAATATCGATTTATTTATTAAATCTTCCCAAATTCTGAGAGAAGTTGATGCCAAATATTTTATCACTGGCCACGAAGAAGGAGTAGTTGAACGAAAATATTTTCTGGCAAAGCTAGAAACATTTTTAGAAATTATCTCAATCCGTGAAGAAAAAATAAAAACTTTGTTCCAAAAGGGCTACTCCCTTGAGGGAATCGCCGATCATTCCATCTTTTATCCGCTAAAGTATCAAAAAATTGACCCGTGGGTCCGGATGTGGGAAATTACAGGCATTAAGATGCACTTAAAACGCCTTGGCTTAATGCCAAAAGCTTCTTAA
- a CDS encoding AMP-binding enzyme — MTPREIEDVFYEYAEVLDVAVVGINEPLATENAVAFVVLKDKAYVEKLLEFCRTKLPPRYIPKKIIPVDFIPKTKTGKVLFGELKEKAI; from the coding sequence ATGACTCCAAGGGAAATAGAAGATGTTTTTTATGAATATGCTGAAGTATTAGATGTAGCCGTTGTAGGGATTAATGAGCCCTTGGCTACAGAAAATGCAGTAGCTTTTGTAGTTTTAAAAGATAAAGCATATGTAGAAAAGCTTTTGGAATTTTGCCGAACAAAACTTCCGCCGAGGTATATACCTAAAAAAATAATACCAGTAGATTTTATTCCTAAAACCAAAACTGGAAAAGTATTATTTGGAGAATTAAAAGAAAAAGCAATATAA